In Capillimicrobium parvum, a genomic segment contains:
- a CDS encoding aldehyde dehydrogenase family protein encodes MATTTQALERGAFIDGELQPIGADTLEIRNPGTGELVGHATASDAATVDAAVRAAQAAFGDWSRRGLAERGALLVRAAHAFEAHVDDLMPGLVAEQGKTLREARIELTKAADTLLHYGELGRAVRGASVHGLAAGVEGRVLRRPLGVVGAIVPWNFPTTLLCNKLGPALLTGNTVVAKPADTTPFTTLALAEILAEAGLPPGVFNVVPGTGAVAGEALVTHPLVRKVAFTGSTPTGARVMALAAQGIKRVTLELGGSDPMIICDDADLKAAASAAAMGRFYNCGQACLAIKRVYVFDSVADGVIEAIADKARKLRLGLGHVEGSQIGPLHTERQRALLERQIAESGGEVLAGGGRPDDPALAGGWFHEPTVVLEPAHDSPMAQEEVFGPALPIWRVRDLDEAIERANDSPFGLGSSIWTRDLDRAQRAAAELECGYTWVNSPTKVYDELPFGGVKQSGVGKEHGFEVLDSYTDLKSVVVKSG; translated from the coding sequence ATGGCGACGACGACCCAGGCGCTCGAGCGCGGCGCGTTCATCGACGGCGAGCTGCAGCCGATCGGCGCCGACACGCTCGAGATCCGCAACCCCGGGACCGGCGAGCTCGTCGGCCACGCGACGGCATCCGACGCGGCGACGGTCGACGCGGCGGTGCGGGCCGCGCAGGCCGCGTTCGGCGACTGGTCGCGGCGCGGCCTGGCCGAGCGCGGCGCTCTGCTGGTGCGCGCCGCCCATGCCTTCGAGGCCCACGTCGACGACCTCATGCCCGGGCTCGTCGCGGAGCAGGGCAAGACCCTGCGCGAGGCGCGCATCGAGCTGACGAAGGCGGCCGACACGCTGCTGCACTACGGCGAGCTCGGCCGCGCGGTGCGCGGCGCGTCGGTGCACGGGCTGGCGGCCGGGGTGGAGGGGCGCGTGCTGCGCCGCCCGCTCGGCGTCGTCGGCGCGATCGTTCCGTGGAACTTCCCGACGACCCTGCTGTGCAACAAGCTCGGCCCGGCGCTGCTGACCGGCAACACGGTCGTGGCCAAGCCGGCGGACACGACGCCGTTCACGACCCTCGCGCTGGCCGAGATCCTCGCCGAGGCCGGCCTCCCGCCGGGCGTCTTCAACGTCGTGCCGGGCACGGGCGCCGTCGCCGGCGAGGCGCTCGTCACCCATCCGCTCGTGCGCAAGGTGGCGTTCACCGGCTCGACGCCCACCGGCGCGCGCGTCATGGCGCTCGCCGCGCAGGGCATCAAGCGCGTCACGCTCGAGCTCGGCGGCAGCGATCCGATGATCATCTGCGACGACGCCGACCTCAAGGCCGCCGCATCGGCCGCGGCGATGGGCCGCTTCTACAACTGCGGCCAGGCGTGTCTGGCGATCAAGCGCGTCTACGTGTTCGACTCGGTCGCCGACGGCGTGATCGAGGCGATCGCCGACAAGGCGCGCAAGCTGCGCCTCGGCCTGGGCCACGTCGAGGGCTCGCAGATCGGGCCGCTGCACACCGAGCGCCAGCGCGCTCTGCTCGAGCGCCAGATCGCCGAGAGCGGCGGCGAGGTGCTCGCCGGCGGCGGGCGCCCGGACGACCCGGCGCTCGCGGGCGGCTGGTTCCACGAGCCCACCGTCGTGCTCGAACCCGCGCACGACTCGCCGATGGCGCAGGAGGAGGTCTTCGGGCCGGCGCTGCCGATCTGGCGGGTGCGCGACCTCGACGAGGCGATCGAGCGCGCCAACGACTCGCCGTTCGGCCTCGGCTCCTCGATCTGGACGCGCGACCTCGACCGCGCGCAGCGCGCGGCGGCCGAGCTCGAGTGCGGCTACACGTGGGTCAACTCGCCGACGAAGGTCTACGACGAGCTGCCGTTCGGCGGTGTCAAGCAGTCGGGGGTCGGCAAGGAGCACGGGTTCGAGGTGCTCGACTCGTACACGGACCTGAAGTCCGTGGTGGTCAAGAGCGGCTGA
- a CDS encoding class I SAM-dependent methyltransferase, translating into MTGARPDRDDLSVLLELAAPAGRDVLDVGCGLGTLTRELAAAGARAIGMEISPERAEAAAAQDAAGVATYVAGRAEALPLGDATMDAVVFMRSLHHVPGELMDAALAEARRVLRPGGVVYLAEPLTEGALFALIRRVDDETKVRELAQAAIARADGAGFERAATVEYDRRMRLADVAAVRRLVVGVDPARAAAFDASVDEIARDFEALGEPDGDGGGRWFGQPMRADLLLVRPAAR; encoded by the coding sequence GTGACCGGCGCCCGTCCCGACCGCGACGACCTCTCTGTCCTGCTCGAGCTCGCGGCGCCCGCCGGGCGCGACGTGCTCGACGTCGGCTGCGGGCTCGGGACGCTCACGCGCGAGCTCGCCGCGGCGGGGGCGCGGGCGATCGGCATGGAGATCTCGCCCGAGCGGGCCGAGGCTGCGGCCGCCCAGGACGCCGCCGGCGTCGCAACCTACGTCGCGGGGCGCGCGGAGGCGCTGCCGCTCGGCGACGCGACGATGGACGCGGTCGTCTTCATGCGCTCGCTGCACCACGTCCCGGGCGAGCTGATGGACGCGGCGCTGGCCGAGGCGCGGCGCGTGCTGCGGCCCGGCGGCGTCGTCTACCTGGCCGAGCCGCTGACCGAGGGTGCGCTGTTCGCGCTCATCCGCCGGGTCGACGACGAGACGAAGGTGCGCGAGCTCGCGCAGGCGGCGATCGCGCGGGCGGACGGCGCGGGCTTCGAGCGAGCGGCCACGGTCGAGTACGACCGCCGGATGCGCCTCGCCGACGTCGCGGCCGTGCGCCGGCTCGTCGTGGGTGTCGACCCGGCCCGCGCCGCGGCGTTCGACGCGTCGGTGGACGAGATCGCCCGCGACTTCGAGGCCCTCGGCGAGCCGGACGGCGACGGCGGCGGACGGTGGTTCGGCCAGCCGATGCGGGCGGACCTGCTGCTGGTCAGACCAGCGGCTCGGTGA
- a CDS encoding enoyl-CoA hydratase/isomerase family protein produces the protein MAVTFEADGAVGTITLDNPPANSYDLQVMTEFSEAVDAAIGSEARAIVVRSASPKFFSAGADVKKFLDGDVDANMAMIRTSQAAFKRMAAAPQLFLAHIAGHALGGGLEITLACDLRYASEGAYKLGTPEVTLGLLPGNGGTQRLTRLLGPSRAMDLLITGRTFSAQEALDWGLVSALYSADDAEAKVREQAERFAAGPALALAAIKRCVHEGGDQPLDRGLALEADLVETLFRSRDGNEGLTAFVEKRTPEFVGA, from the coding sequence ATGGCGGTCACGTTCGAGGCCGACGGCGCGGTCGGCACGATCACGCTCGACAACCCGCCGGCGAACTCCTACGACCTGCAGGTCATGACCGAGTTCTCCGAGGCGGTCGACGCCGCGATCGGCAGCGAGGCGCGCGCGATCGTCGTGCGCAGCGCGTCGCCGAAGTTCTTCTCCGCGGGCGCCGACGTCAAGAAGTTCCTCGACGGCGACGTCGACGCGAACATGGCGATGATCCGCACGAGCCAGGCGGCGTTCAAGCGGATGGCGGCGGCGCCGCAGCTGTTCCTGGCGCACATCGCCGGCCACGCGCTCGGCGGGGGCCTGGAGATCACGCTGGCCTGCGATCTGCGCTACGCGAGCGAGGGCGCCTACAAGCTCGGCACGCCGGAGGTGACGCTGGGCCTGCTGCCCGGCAACGGCGGGACGCAGCGGCTGACGCGGCTGCTCGGGCCGTCGCGCGCGATGGACCTGCTCATCACCGGGCGCACGTTCTCCGCGCAGGAGGCGCTGGACTGGGGGCTCGTGAGCGCGCTGTACTCCGCCGATGACGCCGAGGCGAAGGTGCGCGAGCAGGCCGAGCGCTTCGCCGCCGGGCCCGCGCTCGCGCTCGCCGCGATCAAGCGCTGCGTGCACGAGGGCGGCGACCAGCCCCTCGACCGGGGCCTGGCGCTCGAGGCCGACCTCGTCGAGACGCTGTTCCGGTCGCGCGATGGCAATGAGGGGCTGACCGCGTTCGTCGAGAAGCGCACCCCCGAGTTCGTGGGGGCCTGA
- a CDS encoding benzoate-CoA ligase family protein: protein MQATLVAPERYNASQVVDRNVDAGRADKVAFRASDATLTYDDLRRQVNRMGRLLRELGVRREDRVLLVLDDTTVFPIAFLAAMRIGAVPVPVSHLDKAANFRHFVEDSYAEVVVTDAACLPRLAEALADHAELRYLARGGEGPGVVELDAGLAAQSDELDPAPTHRDDAGFWLYSSGSTGKPKGVVHLQHDIEVTCETYARQVLDLRADDVTFSTTKLFHAYGLGNGLSFPLWFGATSVLMSGPTRPEPILATLREQQPTVFFSVPALYAAILRDPGADGSLGSVRLCVSAAEALPPTTLSGFRERFGLDIVDGIGSTEMLHIFCSNAPGRIEPGTTGRPVPGYDLRIVDEDGTVLEGPAVGSLEVRGDSCAAYYWHQHEKTKSCMRGDWFTTGDRYERRPDGAYSYVGRSDDMLKVGGLWVSPIDMENELIAHPRVLGVGVVGVTVDGASRVAAYVECDGEGDDALAEELRTWCKERMRRYEYPHVVEFVGDLPRTLNGKVQRFRLREMAAGRR from the coding sequence ATGCAGGCAACGCTGGTGGCGCCGGAGCGCTACAACGCCAGCCAGGTGGTGGACCGCAACGTCGACGCGGGCCGCGCGGACAAGGTCGCGTTCCGCGCCTCGGACGCGACGCTGACCTACGACGATCTGCGCCGCCAGGTCAACCGGATGGGCCGCCTGCTGCGCGAGCTGGGCGTGCGTCGCGAGGACCGCGTCCTGCTCGTGCTCGACGACACGACGGTGTTCCCGATCGCGTTCCTGGCCGCCATGCGGATCGGCGCGGTGCCGGTGCCGGTCAGCCACCTCGACAAGGCGGCGAATTTCCGCCACTTCGTCGAGGACTCCTACGCCGAGGTCGTCGTCACGGACGCGGCGTGCCTGCCGCGGCTCGCCGAGGCGCTGGCCGACCACGCCGAGCTGCGCTACCTCGCGCGCGGCGGCGAGGGCCCGGGCGTCGTCGAGCTCGACGCGGGGCTGGCCGCCCAGTCCGACGAGCTCGACCCCGCCCCGACGCACCGCGACGACGCCGGCTTCTGGCTCTACAGCTCGGGGTCGACCGGCAAGCCGAAGGGCGTCGTGCACCTTCAGCACGACATCGAGGTCACCTGCGAGACGTACGCGCGCCAGGTGCTGGACCTGCGCGCCGACGACGTCACGTTCTCGACCACGAAGCTCTTCCACGCCTACGGGTTGGGCAACGGGCTGTCGTTCCCGCTGTGGTTCGGCGCGACGTCGGTCCTCATGTCCGGGCCGACGCGGCCCGAGCCGATCCTCGCCACCCTGCGCGAGCAGCAGCCGACGGTGTTCTTCTCGGTGCCGGCGCTCTACGCGGCGATCCTGCGCGACCCCGGCGCCGACGGCTCCCTGGGCTCCGTGCGGCTGTGCGTCTCGGCCGCCGAGGCGCTGCCGCCGACCACGCTGTCGGGCTTCCGGGAGCGCTTCGGCCTGGACATCGTCGACGGCATCGGCTCCACCGAGATGCTGCACATCTTCTGCTCGAACGCGCCGGGCCGCATCGAGCCGGGCACGACGGGCCGGCCGGTGCCCGGCTACGACCTGCGCATCGTCGACGAGGACGGGACCGTGCTCGAAGGGCCGGCGGTGGGCTCGCTCGAGGTCCGCGGCGACTCCTGCGCGGCCTACTACTGGCACCAGCACGAGAAGACGAAGAGCTGCATGCGCGGCGACTGGTTCACGACGGGTGACCGCTATGAGCGCCGGCCGGACGGCGCGTACTCGTACGTCGGGCGCAGCGACGACATGCTGAAGGTCGGCGGTCTGTGGGTGTCGCCGATCGACATGGAGAACGAGCTGATCGCCCATCCGCGCGTGCTCGGCGTCGGCGTGGTCGGGGTCACCGTGGACGGCGCGAGCCGGGTCGCCGCCTACGTCGAGTGCGACGGCGAGGGCGACGACGCCCTGGCCGAGGAGCTGCGCACGTGGTGCAAGGAGCGGATGCGCCGCTACGAGTACCCGCACGTCGTGGAGTTCGTCGGCGACCTGCCGCGCACGCTGAACGGCAAGGTCCAGCGGTTCCGGTTGCGTGAGATGGCGGCGGGACGCCGGTAG
- a CDS encoding aldehyde dehydrogenase family protein, with protein sequence MEAAMLIGGEWRQASGSEAIEVVNPATEDVVGSVPSASAQDVDLAVATAKRAFPEWAAADAEKRAGILARAADLIAENAKPLAAILTSEQGKPVAEAIGEVNHLAHGVHYYAESATKVQGTYQDLPSAFGPAYGQVMRRPMGVCAAITPYNFPLTLLGTKVAPALAMGNTVVAKPAATTPLATLEVARLFAEAGVPDGVLNVITGRGSTVGDVLVGHPDVRRIAFTGSTEVGRHVMSVAGPLLKRVTLELGGSDPVIVCDDADVDAAVKAVIIGRYWNAGQACLGCKRVFVHDSVYDDFVSQLVDRVGRYEPGDGTVKAEKPRLRMGPIHTRAGRDELVEQIEDGVAHGGEVLIGGGTAGHDKGYFLEPAVVAEPGADSRLVREEVFGPVLPIFRYSDFDDALRRANDTSYGLGSSLWTHDVRKIHRAAKEIEAGMTWVNQIHYGYDELPFGGVKDSGFGKEHGLEALDSYVELKSVVVGGLV encoded by the coding sequence ATGGAAGCGGCGATGCTGATCGGCGGCGAGTGGCGACAGGCCAGCGGCAGCGAGGCGATCGAGGTCGTCAACCCGGCGACGGAGGACGTCGTCGGCTCCGTGCCGAGCGCGTCCGCCCAGGACGTCGATCTCGCCGTGGCGACGGCGAAGCGGGCGTTCCCGGAGTGGGCGGCGGCGGACGCCGAGAAACGTGCGGGCATCCTCGCGCGGGCGGCCGACCTCATCGCGGAGAACGCCAAGCCGCTCGCCGCGATCCTGACCTCCGAGCAGGGCAAGCCGGTGGCCGAGGCGATCGGGGAGGTCAACCACCTCGCGCACGGCGTCCACTACTACGCCGAGTCGGCGACGAAGGTCCAGGGCACCTATCAGGACCTCCCGTCCGCGTTCGGCCCCGCCTACGGCCAGGTCATGCGCCGGCCGATGGGCGTATGCGCCGCGATCACGCCGTACAACTTCCCGCTGACGCTGCTCGGCACGAAGGTCGCCCCGGCGCTGGCGATGGGCAACACCGTCGTCGCCAAGCCGGCCGCGACGACGCCGCTGGCCACGCTCGAGGTCGCCCGGCTCTTCGCCGAGGCCGGCGTCCCGGACGGCGTGCTGAACGTCATCACGGGGCGCGGCTCGACGGTCGGCGACGTGCTCGTCGGCCACCCCGACGTGCGGCGCATCGCGTTCACGGGCTCGACCGAGGTCGGCCGCCACGTGATGTCGGTCGCCGGCCCGCTGCTCAAGCGCGTCACGCTCGAGCTCGGCGGCAGCGATCCGGTCATCGTGTGCGATGACGCCGACGTCGACGCCGCGGTGAAGGCGGTGATCATCGGCCGGTACTGGAACGCCGGGCAGGCCTGTCTGGGCTGCAAGCGGGTCTTCGTCCACGACTCGGTCTACGACGACTTCGTCTCCCAGCTCGTGGACCGCGTCGGCCGCTACGAGCCGGGCGACGGCACGGTGAAGGCCGAGAAGCCGCGCCTGCGGATGGGGCCGATCCACACCCGCGCCGGGCGCGACGAGCTCGTCGAGCAGATCGAGGACGGCGTCGCGCACGGCGGCGAGGTGCTCATCGGCGGCGGGACGGCCGGCCACGACAAGGGCTACTTCCTGGAGCCGGCGGTCGTCGCCGAGCCGGGCGCCGACTCGCGGCTCGTGCGCGAGGAGGTCTTCGGCCCGGTGCTGCCGATCTTCCGGTACAGCGACTTCGACGACGCGCTGCGGCGCGCCAACGACACGTCCTACGGCCTCGGCTCCTCGCTGTGGACGCACGACGTGCGCAAGATCCATCGCGCAGCAAAGGAGATCGAGGCGGGCATGACCTGGGTCAACCAGATCCACTACGGCTACGACGAGCTGCCGTTCGGCGGGGTCAAGGACTCCGGGTTCGGAAAGGAGCACGGGCTCGAGGCGCTCGACTCCTACGTCGAGCTCAAGAGCGTCGTCGTCGGAGGGCTCGTCTGA
- a CDS encoding gamma carbonic anhydrase family protein has product MAHLIEFEGASPTIGEDVYLAPTAVLIGDVHVGDRSSIWFGAVLRGDNSEIRIGARTSVQDNVVVHCARDLPTVVGDDVVVGHGALLEGCVIEDGALVGMGAIALQRSRLGRRALLAAGAVLGEGTKIGDEMLAAGIPATEKKRLSGSALGWVDGGADEYVRLRARYLSASAELIPD; this is encoded by the coding sequence ATGGCCCACCTGATCGAGTTCGAGGGCGCGAGCCCCACCATCGGCGAGGACGTCTACCTCGCGCCCACGGCCGTCCTGATCGGCGACGTCCATGTCGGCGACCGGTCGAGCATATGGTTCGGCGCGGTGCTGCGCGGCGACAACTCCGAGATCCGCATCGGCGCCCGCACGTCCGTGCAGGACAACGTCGTCGTCCACTGCGCGCGTGACCTGCCGACCGTCGTCGGCGACGACGTGGTCGTCGGCCACGGGGCGCTGCTCGAGGGCTGCGTGATCGAGGACGGCGCGCTCGTCGGCATGGGGGCGATCGCGCTGCAGCGCTCGCGCCTCGGCCGCCGCGCGCTCCTGGCCGCCGGCGCGGTGCTCGGCGAGGGCACCAAGATCGGCGACGAGATGCTGGCCGCCGGGATCCCGGCGACGGAGAAGAAGCGCCTGTCGGGCTCGGCCCTCGGCTGGGTCGACGGCGGCGCAGACGAATACGTGCGACTCCGCGCGCGCTACCTGAGCGCGAGCGCGGAACTGATCCCCGACTGA